In one window of Drosophila innubila isolate TH190305 chromosome 2L unlocalized genomic scaffold, UK_Dinn_1.0 4_B_2L, whole genome shotgun sequence DNA:
- the LOC117781783 gene encoding cytochrome b5-related protein-like: MNTEKWKECGVSTKFPTYRNSPLVTEHSWQQSKRKDDGAEGLWRIHDGLYDFTEFIDKHPGGSFWIRETQGMDITEAFEAHHLSTTPEKMIHKYKVRDAVQPRIYTLTLHEDGFYRTLKGRVREKLKTIDMRPKRESDLIHLGLLLSTYLFAVASVKYNSLLALILASVALCWTVNVAHNYFHRRDNWQMYTFNLAMLNFCSWRIAHSMSHHIYPNTFYDLELTMFEPFFCWIPSPYMKSKTMRYLSWILEPFVYPIALFLQMATRIFYSLRHTNIMYWHDLLPLSLPLVMYCGSAGSADLLFCIRQWIYLTAIASFAFCVIALHATHHNPESYHEGDKIHDDRDWGLFQVSSVVDRADIKWSRFLVITHFGDHVLHHLFPTLDHGLLPALYPILYETLDQFKAQVLECKNIEHIIGQHKQLLRIEPKQRAPGAVK, encoded by the exons ATGAATACCGAGAAATGGAAAGAGTGTGGCGTATCCACCAAGTTTCCCACTTACCGCAACTCGCCTCTGGTGACGGAACACAGCTGGCAACAAAGTAAGCGAAAGGATGATGGGGCCGAAGGATTGTGGCGCATACACGATGGCCTCTATGATTTTACGGAGTTCATTGATAAACATCCTGGCGGCAGCTTTTGGATACGTGAAACGCAAGGTATGGATATCACCGAAGCCTTTGAGGCGCATCATTTGTCTACGACGCCAGAGAAGATGATCCACAAGTATAAGGTGAGGGATGCAGTCCAGCCAAGGATCTATACGTTGACCCTGCACGAGGATGGATTCTACAGGACCCTTAAAGGGCGTGTGCGCGAGAAGCTAAAGACGATTGACATGCGACCTAAACGCGAAAGTGAT TTGATCCATCTTGGCTTATTGCTTTCCACGTATCTTTTTGCTGTGGCAAGTGTTAAATATAACAGTTTGTTGGCCCTTATCCTGGCGAGCGTTGCTCTTTGCTGGACTGTAAACGTGGCACACAATTATTTCCATAGACGTGATAACTGGCAGATGTACACCTTCAATTTGGCAATGTTGAATTTCTGCTCATGGCGCATCGCTCATTCCATGTCCCATCATATCTATCCGAATACCTTTTACGATCTGGAGCTGACCATGTTCGAGCCATTTTTTTGCTGGATTCCCAGTCCATATATGAAAAGTAAGACAATGAGATATTTATCCTGGATTTTGGAACCATTTGTCTATCCGATTGCGTTATTCCTGCAAATGGCCACGCG CATCTTTTACTCGCTGCGCCACACAAATATTATGTACTGGCATGATCTTCTGCCCCTCTCTCTACCTCTTGTTATGTACTGCGGATCGGCTGGATCGGCGGACCTCTTGTTTTGTATACGTCAATGGATTTACTTGACGGCAATTGCTAGCTTTGCATTTTGCGTAATCGCGCTGCATGCCACTCATCATAATCCCGAGAGCTATCACGAAGGTGACAAAATTCACGATGATCGTGACTGGGGCTTGTTCCAAGTGAGCTCCGTCGTTGATCGTGCTGATATCAAATGGTCACGTTTCCTGGTTATTACCCACTTTGGAGATCATGTCCTGCATCATTTGTTCCCCACTCTCGATCATGGACTGCTGCCGGCTCTTTACCCTATTCTCTACGAAACCCTCGATCAGTTCAAGGCTCAGGTGCTTGAATGTAAAAACATTGAGCACATTATTGGACAGCACAAGCAGCTTTTGCGCATAGAACCCAAACAACGAGCACCCGGAGCTGTCAAATAA